TCCACCTCGTCCAGGCGGCGGAACACCCGCCCCTCACCCTTGGCGCCGTCGACCATGAGGGTGAGGTAGTAGGCGCCGAAGACCATGTCCTGGGTGGGCACTGTGATCGGGCGACCGGTGGCGGGAGAGAGGATGTTGTTGGCCGACAGCATGAGCACCCGGGCCTCGGCCTGGGCCTCGGCGGACAGGGGCAGGTGCACGGCCATCTGGTCCCCGTCGAAGTCGGCGTTGAAGGCCGTGCAAACGAGGGGGTGGATCTGGATGGCCTTGCCCTCCACGAGGATGGGCTCGAAGGCCTGGATGCCCAGCCGGTGGAGCGTGGGGGCCCGGTTGAGCAGCACCGGGTGCTCCTTGATGACCTCCTCGAGCACGTCCCACACCTGGGGGCGGCGGCGCTCGACCATGCGCTTGGCCGACTTGATGTTCTGGGCGAGCTCGGAGTCGACCAGCCGCTTCATCACGAACGGCTTGAACAGCTCCAGCGCCATCTGCTTGGGCAGGCCGCACTGGTGCAGCTTCAGGGTCGGTCCGACCACGATGACCGAGCGGCCCGAGTAGTCGACGCGCTTGCCCAGCAGGTTCTGCCGGAAGCGCCCCTGCTTCCCCTTGAGCATGTCCGAGAGGCTCTTAAGGGGGCGGTTGCCCGGGCCGGTGACGGGACGGCCGCGCCGGCCGTTGTCGAAGAGGGCGTCGACCGCCTCCTGGAGCATCCGCTTCTCGTTGTTGACGATGATCTCCGGGGCGCCCAGGTCGAGCAGCCTCTTCAGGCGGTTGTTCCGGTTGATCACCCGGCGGTACAGGTCGTTGAGGTCGGAGGTGGCGAACCGGCCACCATCCAGCTGCACCATGGGCCGCAGATCGGGCGGGATGACCGGGACCGAGCCCAGGATCATGGCTCGCGGGTCGTTGACCCGACGGCCGTTGTCGTCCCGGCGGTTGAAGGCCGAGACGATCTTCAGGCGCTTGATGGCCTTCTGCTTGCGCTGGACGGACAGGGGGCGCTGGCCCTCGGCCGGGTCGATCTGGTCGCGGAGCTTGACCTCCTCCTCGTCGAGATCGATGCGGGCGATGAGATTGGCGATGGCCTCGGCGCCCATCCCGCCCTCGAAGTAGTCCCCGTAGCGGTCCTTGAGCTCGCGCCAGAGCAGCTCGTCCTCGATGATCTTGCGGGGGAACAGGTCGCGGAACTCGTCGAAGGACCGCCGCACCAGGTCGATCTCGGCCTGGGCGCGCTCGCGGAGGGTGGTGATCTCCTTCTCCCCCGCCCGCTGGCGGGCTTTGATCTCCCCGTCCCTGGCCCCCGACTTCTCGAGGTCGGCCACTTCCTCCTCGATGGCCTTGAAGCGCTTGTCGATCTCGAGGTCCCGCTGCCGCTCGATGTCGGCCAGCTCCTCGATCAGCTCGGCCTCGAGGTTGGGCAGCTCGGTGTGGCGCTTCTCGTCGTCCACCCAGGTGACCAGGTTGGCGGCGAAGTAGATGACCTTCTCCAGCTGCTTGGCCTTCAGCTCCTCACGGGCCTCGGTGCCCATGAGCAGGTACGCCAGCCAGCTCCGGGTACCGCGGAGGTACCAGATGTGCACGACCGGCGCGGCCAGCTCGATATGGCCCATCCGCTCCCGGCGGACCTTGGAACGGGTGACCTCGACGCCGCAGCGCTCGCAGATGATGCCGCGGAACCGGACGCGCTTGTACTTACCGCAGTAGCACTCCCAGTCCTTGGTGGGCCCGAAGATCTTCTCGCAGAAGAGCCCGTCCTTCTCGGGGCGCAGGGTCCGGTAGTTGATGGTCTCCGGCTTCTTGACCTCACCGTGGGACCAGTTGCGGATGGCGTCAGCGGTGGCCAGGCCGATCCGCAGGCGGTCGAAGTTGTTTACGTCGAGCATCTAGAAGCTCCTCTCCCGCGCCCGGCGCTCGTCTTCCTCGTCCGATCCGCGCTCGGGGCGACTGATGTCGATCCCGAGCTCCTCGGCGGCGCGGAAGAGGTCCTCGTCGAGCTCTCTCATCTCGATCTCCTCACCCGTGGCCGAGAGAACCTCGACGTTCAGGCAGAGGGACTGCATCTCCTTGATGAGAACCTTGAAGCTCTCGGGGATCCCGGGCTCCGGAATGTTCTCACCCTTGACAATTGCCTCGTAGACCTTGACCCGGCCGAGCACGTCGTCCGACTTGATGGTCAGCAGCTCCTGGAGGGCGTAGGCGGCGCCGTAGGCCTCGAGGGCCCACACCTCCATCTCCCCGAAGCGCTGGCCGCCGAACTGGGCCTTACCGCCGAGGGGCTGCTGGGTGATCATCGAGTACGGACCCGTCGAGCGGGCGTGGATCTTGTCGTCGACCAGGTGGGCCAGCTTCAAGATGTACACGTAGCCGACGCTGATCGGGTTGTCGTAGCGCTCTCCGGTGCGACCGTTGTACAACTCCGCCTTGCCGTCCAGACCGATGAGCCGGTTGGCCGCTCCGTCCCCGTCCCCTGACGCTCCGTCGGGGTTCAGGTTCTGGAAGATGGCCTTGATCGTCGGGTGGCGGCCGGCGTCGTCGGCCTCGTCCCAGTGGGCGCCGTCGAACACGGGAGTCGAGATCCAGGTGTCGGGGAGGGTACGGGGGCGGGTCTTGCGCGCCGCGCCGTTGCTGGCGGCGGCGCTTCCGTTGCCGGACGACGCGCTGCCGTCCGACCCGTTCCAGCCCCACCGGGCGGCGTAGCCGAGGTGGGACTCGAGCACCTGGCCGACGTTCATCCGGCTCGGCACGCCGAGGGGGTTGAGGATGATGTCCACGGGCGTGCCGTCGGAGAGGTGCGGCATGTCCTCGACCGGGAGGATCTTGGAGATCACGCCCTTGTTCCCGTGGCGGCCCGCCAGCTTGTCGCCCTCGGAGATCTTGCGCTTCTGGGCCACGTACACGCGGACGAGCTGGTTCAC
The nucleotide sequence above comes from Acidimicrobiales bacterium. Encoded proteins:
- a CDS encoding DNA-directed RNA polymerase subunit beta, whose amino-acid sequence is NLSEEILKDLDERGIIRIGAEVGPGDVLVGKVTPKGETELTPEERLLRAIFGEKAREVRDTSLKVPHGEEGKVIDVRVFSREDAHELPPGVNQLVRVYVAQKRKISEGDKLAGRHGNKGVISKILPVEDMPHLSDGTPVDIILNPLGVPSRMNVGQVLESHLGYAARWGWNGSDGSASSGNGSAAASNGAARKTRPRTLPDTWISTPVFDGAHWDEADDAGRHPTIKAIFQNLNPDGASGDGDGAANRLIGLDGKAELYNGRTGERYDNPISVGYVYILKLAHLVDDKIHARSTGPYSMITQQPLGGKAQFGGQRFGEMEVWALEAYGAAYALQELLTIKSDDVLGRVKVYEAIVKGENIPEPGIPESFKVLIKEMQSLCLNVEVLSATGEEIEMRELDEDLFRAAEELGIDISRPERGSDEEDERRARERSF